In one window of Miscanthus floridulus cultivar M001 chromosome 12, ASM1932011v1, whole genome shotgun sequence DNA:
- the LOC136497230 gene encoding protein DMR6-LIKE OXYGENASE 1-like isoform X2 produces the protein MSTTSPAPGSRSSTSRSSTGRSALRWWRPSAGPANPTASSCVRGQVTNHGIPAAVVEGMLRVAREFFHLPESERLKCYSDDPKKAIRLSTSFNVRTEKVSNWRDFLRLHCYPLESFVDQWPSNPPSFREVVGTYATEARALALRLLEAISESLGLERSHMVAAMGRHAQHMAVNYYPPCPQPELTYGLPGHKDPNAITLLLQDGVSGLQVQRGGRWVAVNPVPNALVINIGDQMQALSNDRYKSVLHRVIVNSESERISVPTFYCPSPDAVIVPADALVDDGHPLAYRPFTYQEYYDEFWNMGLQSASSLDRFRPGGSIDQ, from the exons ATGTCGACAACGAGTCCGGCGCCGGGATCCCGCTCATCGACCTCAAGAAGCTCAACGGGCCGGAGCGCCCTAAGGTGGTGGAGGCCATCGGCAGGGCCTGCGAATCCGACGGCTTCTTCATG CGTACGTGGACAGGTGACGAACCACGGCATCCCGGCGGCGGTCGTGGAGGGGATGCTGCGCGTGGCGCGGGAGTTCTTCCACCTGCCGGAGTCGGAGCGGCTCAAGTGCTACTCCGACGACCCCAAGAAGGCGATCCGGCTGTCCACCAGCTTCAACGTGCGCACGGAGAAGGTGAGCAACTGGCGCGACTTCCTGCGCCTGCATTGCTACCCGCTCGAGAGCTTCGTCGACCAGTGGCCGTCAAACCCGCCGTCCTTCAG GGAAGTGGTGGGCACCTACGCGACGGAAGCGAGGGCGCTGGCGCTGAGGCTGCTGGAGGCCATATCGGAGAGCCTGGGCCTGGAGCGGAGCCACATGGTAGCGGCCATGGGGAGGCACGCGCAGCACATGGCGGTGAACTACTACCCGCCGTGCCCGCAGCCGGAGCTCACCTACGGGCTGCCGGGCCACAAGGACCCCAATGCCATCACGCTGCTGCTCCAGGATGGCGTCTCCGGCCTCCAGGTGCAGCGTGGCGGCCGCTGGGTGGCCGTCAACCCCGTGCCCAACGCGCTGGTCATCAACATCGGAGACCAGATGCAG GCACTGAGCAACGACCGATACAAGAGCGTGCTCCACCGCGTGATCGTCAACAGCGAGAGCGAGCGGATCTCGGTGCCGACGTTTTACTGCCCGTCCCCGGACGCGGTGATCGTGCCGGCCGACGCGCTGGTGGACGACGGCCACCCTCTGGCCTACCGCCCATTCACTTACCAGGAGTACTACGACGAGTTCTGGAACATGGGCCTCCAGTCGGCCAGCAGCCTCGACCGGTTTAGGCCCGGAGGATCAATAGATCAGTGA
- the LOC136497230 gene encoding protein DMR6-LIKE OXYGENASE 1-like isoform X1 — protein sequence MAPAISKPLLSDLVAQIGKVPLSHIRPVGDRPDLANVDNESGAGIPLIDLKKLNGPERPKVVEAIGRACESDGFFMVTNHGIPAAVVEGMLRVAREFFHLPESERLKCYSDDPKKAIRLSTSFNVRTEKVSNWRDFLRLHCYPLESFVDQWPSNPPSFREVVGTYATEARALALRLLEAISESLGLERSHMVAAMGRHAQHMAVNYYPPCPQPELTYGLPGHKDPNAITLLLQDGVSGLQVQRGGRWVAVNPVPNALVINIGDQMQALSNDRYKSVLHRVIVNSESERISVPTFYCPSPDAVIVPADALVDDGHPLAYRPFTYQEYYDEFWNMGLQSASSLDRFRPGGSIDQ from the exons ATGGCCCCAGCCATTTCCAAGCCTCTCCTCAGCGATCTCGTGGCACAGATCGGGAAAGTCCCATTGAGCCACATCAGGCCTGTCGGAGACCGCCCGGACCTCGCCAATGTCGACAACGAGTCCGGCGCCGGGATCCCGCTCATCGACCTCAAGAAGCTCAACGGGCCGGAGCGCCCTAAGGTGGTGGAGGCCATCGGCAGGGCCTGCGAATCCGACGGCTTCTTCATG GTGACGAACCACGGCATCCCGGCGGCGGTCGTGGAGGGGATGCTGCGCGTGGCGCGGGAGTTCTTCCACCTGCCGGAGTCGGAGCGGCTCAAGTGCTACTCCGACGACCCCAAGAAGGCGATCCGGCTGTCCACCAGCTTCAACGTGCGCACGGAGAAGGTGAGCAACTGGCGCGACTTCCTGCGCCTGCATTGCTACCCGCTCGAGAGCTTCGTCGACCAGTGGCCGTCAAACCCGCCGTCCTTCAG GGAAGTGGTGGGCACCTACGCGACGGAAGCGAGGGCGCTGGCGCTGAGGCTGCTGGAGGCCATATCGGAGAGCCTGGGCCTGGAGCGGAGCCACATGGTAGCGGCCATGGGGAGGCACGCGCAGCACATGGCGGTGAACTACTACCCGCCGTGCCCGCAGCCGGAGCTCACCTACGGGCTGCCGGGCCACAAGGACCCCAATGCCATCACGCTGCTGCTCCAGGATGGCGTCTCCGGCCTCCAGGTGCAGCGTGGCGGCCGCTGGGTGGCCGTCAACCCCGTGCCCAACGCGCTGGTCATCAACATCGGAGACCAGATGCAG GCACTGAGCAACGACCGATACAAGAGCGTGCTCCACCGCGTGATCGTCAACAGCGAGAGCGAGCGGATCTCGGTGCCGACGTTTTACTGCCCGTCCCCGGACGCGGTGATCGTGCCGGCCGACGCGCTGGTGGACGACGGCCACCCTCTGGCCTACCGCCCATTCACTTACCAGGAGTACTACGACGAGTTCTGGAACATGGGCCTCCAGTCGGCCAGCAGCCTCGACCGGTTTAGGCCCGGAGGATCAATAGATCAGTGA